GAAATTCTTTTGAGAATTGATGATCTTGACTGTTATTAAGGTGAAACATGACTTTATATGCAAGAATTTCTCCATTTGGATCATCTGGAGTATCCCATATAATGCGTGCTGTGCTAAAACTCACATCAGGAAAAGACACATTTGATGGTGGTCCAGGagctaaaataaaattctgatgAAAGGACTTtacatgcaaaaaaaaatatatatcttataataatttatttataccatCTTCAAAAGTTTGAACTCGCACCGGGGGCATACTCAATGTACCATCACCTAATCTTGTATAAGCTAATACTTGTACGTGATATTGTACAAATTTTCGTAATTCTGTTAAAGTTGTTGTGAACGTTGTATTActtggaatatttttatattgaaatggTGACCTAGAGTTAGCTCCATAGTAAACTTTAAAACCTTCTATTAAACCATTTTGATGTTCAATAGGTACATCACCCCATTTAACAAGTATAGTTGTAGAAGAAGTAGCATTTGCTTCTACATTAACTGGTCCAGAGGAAGGaactataacaaaaattatatatattatcatttttttatattgcgAATAATAATCTACACAAACTTAAAATTGATTTGAGTAATAAATGTAAAGTATTAAGTTTATAAAGTTACCTGATTCACGAGTTCTTTCAATAGCTTTAGGACTTAATGGAGATGATCCGACATCATTAAATGCTTGCATCACTATCTCATAAAGTGCATAACCTTTCATACTTTCGAGAATATAAGAATTTGCAGTATGATCTtctatagtaatattttttgatacatTCGTTCGGAGTTCTGTATAAGTGATATTATAGCCACGTGGATTTCCGTACCACTCAACTTGCTGTAAAGGCTATATAAAAGGacattaaaattgttatattacgTTAAcgcaattattattaagaaattatgaaatgtattattattaataaatgaactACACAAACTTACAATCCACCTAACACGCAACTCTGTAGCACTCATTGCTCGAACTGTAACATTCTTTGGAGGATGAGAAGGTGGTGCTTGAATagtttgaaattcttttgttGGTTCTGAGGGTCGTGAAGGACCAACAACATtattagcaatcaaacgaagtttATATTGCATAAAAGGTATTAAACTACCAACTGAGATTGTACTAGCATCAGGGTCGGAAACTTCATATATGTTGTACCACGTTGAATTTCGTGCTGTTTGCGCCTAAACAAACATCAaaacgatttcttcttttgataatttcaaataaaattataatccaaaaattatttaaaactaaCTTGTACTGTCCATTTTGTTATAGAAGAGTTTCCATCAAAACCTGGAGTAAATTGCAATACCACAGAAAATGCATCAATATTAGATAATGCCAATTTAGTTGGTGGCTCAGGCAAAACAGGTTCTACACCGGATTGTATAATTGCAACCTTAGATTTACCAGGTCCTACTGAAGTCCAAGCAATAACTTCAAATTTGTAATGAGTCAGTGCCTATgcaaaatgaattaaatataatattttatgacatgaataaaaaattgtactaATATAGtttcaacaaaaataattacttgCAAATGTTCCACTTTTGTTGATTGAATATCTGCTGTGAAATTCTCAGTTTTTAGAGATCCTGGTAAGTCCttgatcatatattttaattgataacaCATAAGTActccatttatttcttttggaGGATTCCATTTCACAGTAAGGGCACGATCACTTATGTCATcaaattgtaaattttctacttcttcaggtacttcaaaaaataaaacaacatgAGTCAAATAATGTATCAAGTAAAATAtaacatcaaaaataatattatgagTATAATATATCGcaaaaaacgtaaaataagTTGTAAGTAAAAAAGTTATACCATCTTCACGTGTGCGAACTTCAATAGGGATGCTTCTTTCGCCATCTCCAGGATCAGTGAAACATAGCACagttatattatacaaagtatatttctttaaaccCATAAAAATAGCACTTTGTTCAGCTAGAGGATCAAGTAGACTCGGTGGTACAGTCATTGCTTTGTATTCATTTGTTTCTGACAAACTATTTCCTGTCCAAGCTTGTAATTTATAACCTTGATTTATTCCATTAATTTTTTGAGGATTTGGTGGTTTCCACCAAACTTTTACTGCAGTAGAATTAATTGCTTTTGCTTTAACATTAGTAGGTGGAGCTTCAGGtactaaaataaaatgtacattctatataaattatctatacatatttcttatataagcCAACAATAAAGCTATCAGTTTACTCTACCTCCTTCTTTtgtctttatctttaattCTTCTGTAAATACACCTACACCTTTGTCATTATATGCTGCAATTTGCACTATGTAATCTTTCCATGTTATTAAATcacttattaaataatttctttgagCTTCATTGGTAATATTTTGAACAGTCCATGGACTatcattatatctatatagccTATATCTCAATAAATATCCTAAAATATGACCATTACGAAATTCTTCGAGAGGTGGTTGCCATTGTGTGATTATTTCTGACGATGATCTAGCAGATCCAACAAAACCTATAGGTGGCCCAGAAGGAGCTGTTAAACacatattacataataattataaaacatatattcgaaactttaaaaatataatataaccgttaaaaaatataatatatgtatatatatatatatatatatatatttacgttctTGGGGAAGAACAACAACATTGCTTGGATCCGAAGGAGGTCCTTCACCAACACTATTTTCTGCACTCACGCGAAACTGATATGCCGCAGCTGCTTTTagattatttaacaatatccATCGATTTTGAACTGATATGTTGTCTCGTTCAATGGACCAATTTAATAAAGGATCAGGTATAGGTcctaaaatatgtatttaaaaatcatatattgTGATtgcttctttattatattgtatgaaATTTACCTAACTCAGGAACTTCACGATGTTCCACTTTAAACTTCTTTATAGGACTATTTCCATCGAATCCTGGCACCCAAGTAACATTTATTGTACGAGGTGAAATTCGTTCTACTCTATCAGCCATAACATTTATAGGAGCAAATGGTATTTCTATTACACTAAGTCGTGCAGAACGTGTTTCATTACCGCCTGGAGAAACGACAGAACACGTGTATTCTCCTACGTCAGAAGCACGCACGGCAATAATTTCTAATGTGCCATCATTAcgcatttttattctttggcTAGCTTGTGTATTTATCACtctaagataaaaataaaattttagtaATCGTATGTGAAAATGTGATACCTtcaacataaaattatatatagtattataatatttatatatttataattataaaaaatacttactGTGCATTATGAAACCATGCAATGTCATATAAAACACTAGGATCGTTTGAAACTTTGCATTGTAATTCAGCAGTATGCCCAAGAAGAACAGAAGTGTCAACTGGAGGCTGGATAATTTGTGTTCGAACTATAATGcagaaaaatgatataataaatgatttcttAAAAGCTTTATaatgtttcaaataattatttacaaaattaccGAGGACAGTGATATACGCTGACCCATTTACAGAACCAGCTTCATTTGCACGAATGCAAGTGTATTTACCAGCATCATTTAGCTTCACAGCTGCAATTAAAAGATCGCCATTTTCTAAAACTTGTACTCTTCCAGCAATTTCAACAGGCATTGTAtctaaaaaaacaatataagaaGTAAGCATTATTCTAAAACACAATATAGGAATTgatttgaatattaataatctaattttttcatatcttaATTACCATTATAAATCCATGTAGAATTAGGTACTGGTGCTGCAATAGCATTGCAAGTTAATATTACATCCTTTCCATCTAACACAGTTAAATTTTGTGGACCATTTTCCATAATTGGCCCAGATGctgtaaatagaaatattcatgtgattatgttattttattcgtcTCAAATCATATCATATAGTTCAGAAAGTAGCTCTGAAGTgcagaatataaaaaaaggtttTCTATATCCATAccttatcaattattaataataattagtatttatacacataactcataaatcattttatttgagGATTAAACTTTTATTCAAATCTATAAGTGAAATGATATACTATTTAATAAGCCAAGTAAGTTAAGAAAACTcaaaatatgaaaacaaatCTAAGCTAAAGGAAAAACGTGCACTTCACACAAATATTCTAACTGTGCTATTAAATGTGCTTCTAATACTCAGGACGTGAATAAAAAGATGCAGAcatacaagaaaatatatttttctattttcaagatttaaatgctctattttaattaaatagaatcCAGCAagcaatattaaatatgtttaaatACTCTCAAAAGCagtaaaaatatgaagaatgAATAATCAATTACTAAATCATTCATATAATTGATAACTTATACTActtgaattaaaatataataacaagaCAACATAGTTcaacttttttaaatatctagatactttaatatacttttaaaaactaaaaaaatattcgtgccttttaactattataaaaaaaacttttttaaaaatatataaaaataactagTAAGATTATTAATTGACAATATGCATTCCAATGTGtgcttaaaaaataaataaaaaaaaatttagtgCTGAAAATACATGTCTCTTACTGGCTAGATATTGAGAGAACTTAAAACGCCGGTCAGGCTGGCGAGCTCGGACTACACTGTAGCCAGCTGCCCAGCGAATAACTCTGTTTTTCAGATAGCTTCTCAATCCTTCTGTTCCGTAAAAAAAGTATCATTtatatgcataatatatagatataataaaatttaaaaaccgAATTCCTTATAAAATAGCTTACAAAATAGCTTACTTTTAGCTTTCAACCATGTGTAACTAGATGCTTCCCCAGCATCATTTGAAGCAAGACATTGAAACATTCCAGAATCATCCATAGTTAATTTTTTGATTGTAAGAGATCCATCTTCTTCAATTTCATacctaaaaaatattattatattaatataaagaagatatatacagatcataaaaattattaaatttgtaatattgaCATTACTTAGAATAACATTACCTAGATCCTAGTAAATGATTGATAGGTTCAGTATTAAAAAACCAACTTATTTTTGGAGGTGGTACACCAACAGCATCGCAAGATAATGTAACAGTTGAACCATAATCACTCAGAGTTTCCCTCTTTAACTCTGTTATAAACGTTGGTTTTTCTAtaacgaatattatatttttaatgaataatgatAACAGATAATCATATACAAAATTACTAATATtaggtaaatataaaaaataacttttattaatcataCCGTATACAACAACTTTAGCACTTGCATTTACAGTCGGATAACCACCACTTCTTAAATCAACATGACAAGAATATATTCCATTATAAGTTATGTTGgcagaaattaatattaaggTTCTATTCCATGAATCATTAAAACTGTATGATATTCTGGAATTCTCAATAGGTATACCATCTTTTGTCCATAATGTTCTTAATTCATGAAGTGATCtacataaaatatgaaattttattttatatatattatataagaaaacatATACTCATCATATAATTTACAGATTCATCATACCTAGCATTTGCAAtacaatgtatgtatgtaacatCTTGATCCTTTAATATTTGAGTATCTTGGGGTCTTATTATAATGGTAGGAGCTACTTCAATGTTGGGGTCTCCTATAacttgtaatttaaaaaatggactattctcttcctttcctaaTTGCGTGTTAATAGCTCTGGCtctagaaaatattgaaacataGTAAAAGATAGCaactttgataaaaaaaattatgctaTAATATACAAACCTATATAAACCTTGATCTTCTTCTGAAGCATTGAGAATAAGTAGTTTATGATCTGTAGTTGCATATTTTATTCCATATAACAATGATCCATCAGAAGTAAACCATGTCACATCAGGTATTGGATGACTTTCAATTGGTGGTAGCTCTAAAATAGCAGCACTACCTGATTCTACAGTTACTATTCTCTTTGTAAGATCTTCAAATAAACCCATATCTGAGGATATAAAAGtgataattcaattttatacattattaacTACCCAATACTATCATGGAAGATATCCAAAAAACTTACATGCTACTGTGAATGTAATTCGTTCACTAAATATAGATCCTACACTATTTGTAGCAACGCAATGATATATCCCTGCATCTTCTCTATGTGTACTTTCAATTCGAAAGTAAGGTTCTGAAGTGAGTTCATTACTAAGGGGTTTACCATTTTTAAACCATTGATACTTTGGTTGTGGGTATCctatacagaaaaattaaattactatAATTAGATAAACATAACCTTTCATcaataaattaatgttatttattgaatttacatatttacataatttaattttacaatattgtatatgtaattaggatattaaaataaattatttggaagtaattttatattcaccTCTTGCTTGACACTgtagaaattttttacgatGTTCACTAAGAATATTACCACTACTGGAAGGTTGTGTCGTAAAGCGTGGCTCTTGAAGAGGTTCTACAATAAAAACAATgcgtaaatattataaaacatagaTGTATTATtcaatgtttaataattattattaatatgtttatataaatttataaagctACATGTAAACTAAATAACTTATCTTTAAATTTgtggaaaatagaaagatgcTTGGATGCAGTATCCAACCCTATTTTAGTCATTAGATCGTAATAATCACGTGTCAGTTTACATCTACGCGACTTGGCTCTTTAATATCTGTCTATTCACACTTTTCCTTTGTCTTTAATCCTTAGCAGTAACaatgtaacaaaaaattaagcGTTTTTTGACATCAAACTTTTTTTACGGATTGTTATGtcaatattcatataaataattgttaggTTTTAATAGTAAATGCATGTATATTCTGCGTAACATCAATcgctattatctttttttgctcATATAACCAGTAAGACCGAACGCTGTTACACTATATTGAGGGCGCGACGTGAGAATATAAATTAGTATTCTATCATCTTGaaaatatagtatagtatatattaatgtatatagtAAAATCATATTGATTTGTATagtatatgatatgtataaaattagcAGAAAAATGGTTGTTCTAACGTGTTCATTATCATTTCATagaattagataaaatatctttgtatattttataaaatgtattttactgATTTAAAAGATCcataaagattaatatttataatgatcatttattatttactaaaaatgaaaaaattcaaacgtcaaataataatcgacatattcgttttatttattattaacatacacTTGAAATATGTTCCCACTATGCTCAACATTACTTAAACTCAAGATATATGCTGATGAACTACCGAATCTCTATTTTAAGCGATCCAGCTGTCACACTAAAGTGGAGTGAATGCATTTAAAGAGGGCAAGTTTAGAGCATCAACGATGGATTTTTACTATCGCCGAGTAGTTTATCTTTAGAGCATTTTTAAAAAGCTTTCGTTTAGTTCATAAAATGCGATGAGATAATGTTACGATGTGGAAAGTTGACATCATCTCTTTCTGTAAAATTGTGAACTTTTTTGCATTATTTATGCtgtttgatttatatatttatgaagaaaaggaactgataaaagaattgttttaatttatctcaatttctttttgtttttatataatataaaagaaagaaaaagttaaaatgAGGTTTGGCTTTTTCTATGAAAGGTAAAGTGCAGGAAGCCCGAGGTTGATCACCCCCAGACTGCAGGGAAAGAGCTATGCACACGAGCGAACGGCGGAAGCTATAGCAGAGACTGCGTTCCATAAGACGCAATGCGCAATGTTTTGCAGAGGCTCCCCACCGATTATCGGTCGAGATATCTCACGTGAAACCGCCCGAATTGAAGTGAAATTCGCAATCGTATCCGCCAAATGCAACGACGACGCGTTCACTCGATCttcttgttttaattttcatcattttcattttgaatatcGCGATACTAACACCTTAACGACAACAATAATTGTCCTAAATTTAACGCACCTAATACAAAATTCGAGATACTTCTAATCGTTAAGTTGttttacttataaaaaaacaatttacttacaaaaataaatactattttattaaagaattttatatttaaatatcaactcatacatataaaaacaaatattccaAGAGATAcgagtaattttatataaatttctataacgaaaaaaatgtgTGAACTTTTGGTATTTTAATGAACGCGACAATCATATATTACTTGCATCaaacacaaatttttttcccGATCACTTTTACGACAGATATTTCGACTTCTCAGAAATATTCTCGATTTCAATGCTGACCATGAACCTCGTTCGTTTCGCTTTACTATTGGCAACTGGCCAAATGTCTCTCGGTAACGCGTTTCAACTGCCAccaacgtttcttcttctacagTGCATACATACTACATGTGTGAGTAGTTCGTATCGATATAAGCTCGCGATTGAGCATCGTCTCAGCTATAATCGCATTCGAGTACATTACATCGAGGTCCAATGCCAGTCCGGATCGACCAGTGTTTTACTGCATTTTCAAACCAGTTTTGTGATAGTCGTAATCATATAGGTCTCACGCATGAAATATCTTATCGTGTTATGTCATTTATTAGTATGCTTTCTTCCTATTCTCATTCGAGTATATGCAAATCgcttaaaataataattgagaCGAATAATCcaagaaaatagaattatcTTCTAATCGATGTTCGTAGTCACCATATCTCTACTGTTTTGTACAGTTCACATCCTTCCAAATTGTTTTCATTCACGAAATGTAACGGAATTTCGAAACTTGATCACAGTTTAACAAGAATCGTAGAGATCTCTCGTTGAGAGTGTGAACGGAAGAAGTTACGGGATATGCGATAACCATTTTGTAATACGAATTTTAAATTACTTGATTGTACTTCCaaagtaagtaaaattgatcgttgaaagaaatgtgaagaaataatattaattagaacACAGAGATTGAGGAGGATCCAAATTCGAGAGTTTTTCTAGTGCGAGCGACAAAAAAATCTATGACTCAGTGGTGAATGCTAGTATAGAAAGGGGAGAAGAGTCAATTCAGCCTCTTTTTAGAGGATTTGTTTTGAAATAACCGCCCATAGATTCGCTCAGCAATGAAGTgcacttatatacatacgtcaaTGCAGTCAGAAAAAGAGCGGTGCATATGGTACTGAGAAACGTGTTCGAATTAGTACACGCCACGTGTTTGTCGTCGCACGGTTTACTGCCGGTccagcataaaaaaaaaactaagatTCAGTTAGGATAATCGCCTCGTATTCTATTGAGCGTGAACAATGCGGTAAGAATGCGGCAGATTTAAATGACCGCTCGCTGTTAATCCTtagttgaaaaatatgaaagaaattcattcgttttaacACGTATTTAACACGAATGTCGAATCACCTGTCTCAAAAACGGACTTAAAACGGAGATAGAAAAGTGTAGCTGTCTTAATGAAAAATCGGCTTCTACGAGAACCATTTGGGAAATGAATGTATCTATGAAATTACATGCTAAAAACAATTTACATACGCGCATTGTATAGTTTATCTTTGTACAGCTATcgttatctcttttctatcgtACATCTCTTTTCTATCGCATAATTGCTGTGAATAAATCAGAAGTTCTTACGATATTCTGTCAACAATTTGCGAAATTTTCTGTTCCTTTAaaagttaagaaaagaaagcacgAATGCACGCAAACGCTCCGTAATGTAACGTAATTAACGGCATTAAGAAAGTTCGCTTAAAACAAGCTATGTTCACATAATAAGTTCAGTTAGAGCACTTCTCTCGAGGTTGTGAATTTTGTTATGTATGCGTGAATGTATCGCATATACAGGAAGAGAACGAAGGCGgacaaatataaacaaaataaataaataaataaaagaaaaaagagaaaaatacggTGCAAAaaatctcctctttctctcgcttctttttttctttctttatctctctcttcccttcatTTGTAGACACTTCGGGTTCAGTGAACAATTGAGTAGGAACGAGGCAGCTGTCAGTCCATGTGCCGCAGCGTGATATGTAAATGGAACGTAAATTCGTAAGCATGACGATAGGGTAAGCAGCCCTTTGGAGGGAAACCCCTTCGGGTTAAGGCAGACGTTGTAcactattatttttacatcgaTGTCACGGATCCGTCCGCATTTCACGTCAGTCGAGTACACTGTATAATgggtatttatttttagacgAAATTCTTAAAAGacgaatattttgatattattcgGTAAATGTGTCAATAAGTATTTTGAAATAACATTCTTATTATTTGTGACACCTCGAAATAATTGTTATGAAATATCTAACGAGACGAAATATGAtaacgatttcttttaaattgtcAAATTATTTAGAACATTGTCATAGATTTCAGAGTTTTCCGTCGATAACTGTAAACGAGAACGAATGTTACGAGACGTGCAAGCGAGTTTACGtcattaatcgataatattaacCAGAGTTTCTACGGAACGGTTATTGTACCCTACTGAAATAAGCACGTAAAGAGTTTTGTAGAGAAAGTAAgttataaatcgattaaaagaccaaaacgaaacaaagaaTATATCATTGGTGGATCAAAAgaagattaatttatattgtacAACAAAGAAGCTGTTGAGGAAAATGTCAGAGACCTTATAAAAGcgaatacatgtatatatatacaccacGAAACCAGCGTATAAGCGGACAACGAAGTACTCTTACAGTCTAATACGTAACGAAAGATTATGTCTCGTATTAAAGTGCGTTATATTACGACCTTGAGCAAATTCTATCTCGtcaaagaaattctttaaagAGACAATGGATTGCGGAAAGTGTCAGCGAGATAGTATGAAATATCGAAGACTTCTGTTTTTTACGATCCAGAtactttcttcaatttttttgtgttaatttttatagCAGTACATCATGATACTAAAGCAATATCTTgtctgcctgcctgcctgcctgcttgcttgcctgattgccgaagaagaagaactcgAGAGACCGGATGGTTAGTTAACGTTGGGTTAGGTTGTGTCTTCTAGATCGTACAGAACTTAAGGCCACAATAAACGGCAGTTTCTCAGGACTTCTCCCACTTGTCTCTGTTCTCAACCAAGACCTAATCGTTTCTTCCTTAGTCCACCTATCGAGCAACCAGaaatttcctctctttttcccgctttctttctttaacctTCTCTTTGTACATCACCTTCGCGAACTTAGCTCACGGTATGATCATGGCTTGGGCTCTACTCCCCTCTCttatttccctttctttccctctttctcgacCACCATTAccacttcctcttctttctctttttttttttcacaattcGAATCAACTCTCGAGTAAAGTACGTACTTGGGTATCCTAAAAGGATAACGATTATAacagaaatttaattttcttgacGTTAAGATCATCTACATCGGTATTTGTGATGCGAATTGGGAAAAGGGATAGTTAGATCGTTTCAATATATCGCAAGTTGTTCTTtcaaaagattcttttttcagattgttctattaaaatcgatcattCTTATTAATGAACCGCTTATAACTTCATTGCGTCTATTCGATTAAGCCACAAAACAAGGAAATAACAAAGGAATCTACATTATCGGATAAAATTCTCGACACTTACGATAATATGtcagttataaattattcttgttTCAACGATAACTGTTGACGTTACAAGAATATTACTTTGTAAGAAAGTTGTATCttacaaaattgttttataaaagttaCAATCGTATTACGCATAatgtaattacatatattgtaattacatagtacaaattatataaaatggcccagaaaatttcgtttttattatcttttcctGTTCGTGCTCAGGTAACCGAGAATTTCCGTTATTGATAGAGACCTTGAGAGTAAATTGTGCAATGGCCGACCGTCGACGCGTTAGTCCATTCACTGGTAGtatatattttcacttttcaCTGTAATGCATTGGAGATGATCACCGCCGTAACGAAGAGTacacaataaaattaaattttattcagaaatgtagaaaaatttgaagaacGAATTTCGATGcttcaaaaaaattatactcattctttataaaaaattttttatctttttaacgagaattatattaatatattctcgAGGAACAACtcttttattatgtaatttaaattaatgttaatgtaatggaaagaaataataaaaaaaggaaaacgcaAAATAATGTTTATGCTTTTATAGGGCCTTTACCATCGTTCTCAAcgttttctttgttatataatataaattgctCCCTTTTTCATCTACCAAAGGagttttttttcgttttagttttttaataaaaacaatagtTTTAGTTTCATCGCGCATTTATCCCAGTCGAACTAAATGCAATAATCATCCTGTAGAAACTCTGAttgatattatctattaatgaTACGTAACTCAATGCACATTACACATCCTATGATATtcgttttgattttaaattatcaaCGAAAAGCTCAGAAATCTATGGAAATAGTTTAAACAACTtgacgattataaaaaatctcaTCGTTATATCAAGTCTTCAGATAACATTGAAACAATGCCTGCAAATGTATTTATTGCAATTCGCTCGTGAATTTCATAGTTTTTAATGATTATGGAAATTCAAGCCTCATTTAGTAAGTAAGAGACTCacagaataaaattttaagagATTCCTCATTCtcccattttttatttagaacaTCTCAATTTCCTCGCAAATCTTCGTCACGTCATGAGGTTTCACAAACATgaagtaacaaaaaataaagaaacacgTATAAAAAACTTCAACATttttttggaagaaaaaagaaaaacggaatttaataaatttatttttatatctcataagtaagttaaatttaaattaattaacacaATCGTATCTAGTGTCgcttcaatgaaaaaaatattcaacaatataaaaaaatacggaaaaataaatgaatattattgtCAAATCCTCGTTGTgttatacgtatctataatatatgtatatacataatatagaaGCGATTGATCATCTTTGGCAATgtattaaaatcgaatttattgtGAAGAAACCAAAAAAGTCGAATGCCTGATCGTAAATTGAAAGCGTTCGAAACATTCgtcttttcgttcgataaaaatctgCATCAGGTCTAAACGATTTTAAACCGTAGCAATACAAGTTGATAATCCAATTTATTCAACTATCAGAACACGTAGTAGTCTCAGGTCTTGAAAGGATTCCATTGAAACGAGTCACCCTGTGAGAAACTCGCCACTTTCATACGGAGTTTTAGtcatgttaaaaatattccaGACCTTCATTTTTA
This window of the Vespula vulgaris chromosome 1, iyVesVulg1.1, whole genome shotgun sequence genome carries:
- the LOC127067587 gene encoding protein sidekick isoform X1 is translated as MKVPRRSVLSTYPSDERSDSERDARIRKFLFTAVCLAWITSSACATEPLQEPRFTTQPSSSGNILSEHRKKFLQCQARGYPQPKYQWFKNGKPLSNELTSEPYFRIESTHREDAGIYHCVATNSVGSIFSERITFTVAYMGLFEDLTKRIVTVESGSAAILELPPIESHPIPDVTWFTSDGSLLYGIKYATTDHKLLILNASEEDQGLYRARAINTQLGKEENSPFFKLQVIGDPNIEVAPTIIIRPQDTQILKDQDVTYIHCIANARSLHELRTLWTKDGIPIENSRISYSFNDSWNRTLILISANITYNGIYSCHVDLRSGGYPTVNASAKVVVYEKPTFITELKRETLSDYGSTVTLSCDAVGVPPPKISWFFNTEPINHLLGSRYEIEEDGSLTIKKLTMDDSGMFQCLASNDAGEASSYTWLKAKKGLRSYLKNRVIRWAAGYSVVRARQPDRRFKFSQYLATSGPIMENGPQNLTVLDGKDVILTCNAIAAPVPNSTWIYNDTMPVEIAGRVQVLENGDLLIAAVKLNDAGKYTCIRANEAGSVNGSAYITVLVRTQIIQPPVDTSVLLGHTAELQCKVSNDPSVLYDIAWFHNAQVINTQASQRIKMRNDGTLEIIAVRASDVGEYTCSVVSPGGNETRSARLSVIEIPFAPINVMADRVERISPRTINVTWVPGFDGNSPIKKFKVEHREVPELGPIPDPLLNWSIERDNISVQNRWILLNNLKAAAAYQFRVSAENSVGEGPPSDPSNVVVLPQEPPSGPPIGFVGSARSSSEIITQWQPPLEEFRNGHILGYLLRYRLYRYNDSPWTVQNITNEAQRNYLISDLITWKDYIVQIAAYNDKGVGVFTEELKIKTKEGVPEAPPTNVKAKAINSTAVKVWWKPPNPQKINGINQGYKLQAWTGNSLSETNEYKAMTVPPSLLDPLAEQSAIFMGLKKYTLYNITVLCFTDPGDGERSIPIEVRTREDVPEEVENLQFDDISDRALTVKWNPPKEINGVLMCYQLKYMIKDLPGSLKTENFTADIQSTKVEHLQALTHYKFEVIAWTSVGPGKSKVAIIQSGVEPVLPEPPTKLALSNIDAFSVVLQFTPGFDGNSSITKWTVQAQTARNSTWYNIYEVSDPDASTISVGSLIPFMQYKLRLIANNVVGPSRPSEPTKEFQTIQAPPSHPPKNVTVRAMSATELRVRWIPLQQVEWYGNPRGYNITYTELRTNVSKNITIEDHTANSYILESMKGYALYEIVMQAFNDVGSSPLSPKAIERTRESVPSSGPVNVEANATSSTTILVKWGDVPIEHQNGLIEGFKVYYGANSRSPFQYKNIPSNTTFTTTLTELRKFVQYHVQVLAYTRLGDGTLSMPPVRVQTFEDAPGPPSNVSFPDVSFSTARIIWDTPDDPNGEILAYKVMFHLNNSQDHQFSKEFPASDRTFRATGLEPEKYYMFSVTAQTRLGWGKTAYALVFTTNNRERPQPPSIPQISKSQIQSRQITFSWTPGRDGFAPLRYYTVQQSENSGPFQMIPERVDPSLTSYTANNLKPFTLYQFRIQATNDIGPSDWSTESIPVQTLPAAPSRGVTGLKVVPITTSSIEVYWNTIDEIYWSGDHKTGGYRVVYQPVSDFPTALQATPKEDILGIKETKMILSDLTEDRYYEIIVLPFNSEGEGPPSPPVTVYVGEAVPTGVPQHVKAESISSTEVLLRWKPPQANMQNGDLLGYKIFYLVTDSPQKLEKKQEEEIEVVPASSLTHSLVFLDKYTEYRIQVLAFNPAGDGPRSPAITVRTKQDIPGPPNNLQFSEITMTSLRVSWESPKMRNGEIIGYVVTYETAEQNDRFSKQVKQKITETSLLIQSLEEEVMYTFMVRAQTIDFGPPICGNVTTGPQDGSPMAPNNLAVTKTVSSVELQWTNGASGKGPILGYYIETRRKAMEEWQHYDTRWQTIVRSSNGPLTEYTVSYQNLLPSTSYLFRVISYNRYGISYPVYSTETILTPSKLYLEYAYLQHKPFYRQTWFMVTLAAISIIIIIMVIAVLCVKSKSYKYKQEAQKTLEESMAMDTDDRQESDLELYRSRQGGGSGITAGNTCGTLSKRNTLARKSMHPPPPTMLGKSPPRPSPASVTYHSDEESLKGYDENPDDSSVTEKPSEISSTDSQGSESENESVQSDPHSFVNHYANVNDSLRQSWKRQKPVRNYSSYTDSEPEGSAVVSLNGGQIIMNNMARSRAPLPGFSSFV